One window of Candidatus Latescibacterota bacterium genomic DNA carries:
- a CDS encoding ABC transporter permease yields MNRFLLIFSYLKIGFRYLRKDKGFAFTNVVGLTIGMTLCLLIVIGLMWEMSYDKFHENADRLYRVTGYEVEHDNHLTRTVAPVGPVLKSDYPEIVETARYTGIGELLFQNGDRSFYESAVAADRSLFDICSFPIIAGDRETVLTETNTILIDETTAEKLFGETDPVGKTILMDSDHHLTVCGVFEDIPDASTYRFSAVLPWSFLDNVEGFQEDRWEDHSIYTFVLLGENAVEEDVEAKIINVFNDNNDEYRVDLALQSFNDIHLNANINGPSFFFVIFMFTFIGLFILLISCINFVNLSTARSSFRFKEIGVRKVIGGTRNDIILQFFGESFIVVFVSFILSLTLTKIALDAFHNATGKYFSLNVLNNPTLLLFMLGILLFTGLAAGCYPALHLSSFAPSDVIKGSHQTGKKSQRFRRVLVTTQFTASIIFIIFAMVSTRQAEYIFDYDKGWNSENIVHIPLRSDNRAEYEILKSELIENPQIENVTAGYFLPTNYSNTSGVIWPGKDPQKTQYVAFNLVDFDYAETFKIEMARGRSFSKDEMDGPASYIINETLARMIGTEPILGSEITVWDNPGRVVGVTKDFNYRTLKIGVDPMVMMLRDETAMNHMIVRLDPGYDGSTLEYISATWKDVLPNIPYEYSFIDDDIYSQYNDEDIMGKFMKGISIAALFMTCSGLVGLITFMTERKKKEIGLRKIHGASATQIVRLISKEFLVLVTISNVIAWPIAYLMIKAYLESYAVRTHIGMGAFIFAGVTTILIAFLTISYRSIKAAHANPVEALRYE; encoded by the coding sequence ATGAACCGTTTTTTGCTCATCTTCAGCTATTTAAAGATCGGATTCCGGTATCTGCGAAAAGATAAAGGCTTCGCGTTTACGAACGTAGTGGGCCTGACCATCGGGATGACTTTATGTCTTCTGATCGTCATCGGCCTGATGTGGGAAATGAGCTATGACAAGTTTCATGAAAACGCGGACAGGCTCTACCGGGTGACCGGATACGAGGTCGAGCACGATAATCATCTCACCAGAACGGTGGCTCCTGTCGGGCCGGTGCTCAAAAGCGATTACCCGGAGATTGTGGAAACAGCGAGATATACCGGGATCGGAGAGCTGCTCTTTCAGAATGGAGACAGGTCCTTTTACGAGTCGGCCGTCGCCGCGGACCGATCTCTTTTCGATATCTGCTCGTTTCCGATCATAGCGGGAGACAGGGAAACCGTATTGACGGAAACGAATACTATACTGATCGACGAGACAACCGCGGAAAAGCTCTTCGGAGAGACCGACCCCGTTGGGAAGACGATCCTCATGGACAGCGATCACCATCTGACCGTATGTGGTGTCTTTGAGGACATTCCAGATGCCTCGACCTACAGGTTCAGCGCCGTTCTTCCATGGTCCTTCCTGGACAATGTCGAAGGATTTCAGGAAGACAGGTGGGAAGATCACAGCATTTATACCTTTGTACTGCTAGGCGAGAATGCCGTGGAAGAGGATGTCGAAGCCAAGATAATCAACGTGTTCAACGATAATAACGACGAATACCGGGTCGATCTAGCCCTGCAGTCCTTCAACGATATTCACCTTAACGCGAACATCAACGGCCCCAGTTTCTTCTTCGTCATCTTCATGTTCACCTTTATCGGGCTTTTCATACTCCTTATTTCGTGCATCAACTTCGTCAACCTGTCGACAGCGCGTTCGTCGTTCAGATTCAAGGAGATCGGCGTGCGAAAGGTCATCGGCGGAACGAGGAATGACATAATCCTCCAGTTTTTCGGCGAATCCTTTATCGTAGTATTCGTCTCGTTCATACTTTCATTGACACTGACGAAAATCGCCCTGGACGCGTTCCATAACGCGACTGGAAAATATTTCTCGCTGAACGTATTAAATAATCCGACACTGCTCCTGTTCATGCTCGGCATCCTGTTGTTCACGGGGCTGGCCGCGGGTTGTTACCCGGCTCTTCACCTTTCCTCATTCGCGCCCTCGGACGTGATCAAAGGTTCTCACCAGACCGGCAAGAAGAGCCAGAGGTTCAGAAGGGTACTTGTCACTACGCAATTCACGGCATCGATCATATTTATCATCTTCGCTATGGTCTCGACCAGACAGGCCGAGTATATCTTCGATTACGACAAGGGATGGAACAGCGAGAACATCGTCCATATACCGCTGCGAAGCGACAATCGTGCGGAGTACGAAATCCTGAAGTCCGAACTGATCGAAAACCCGCAGATCGAGAACGTTACCGCCGGATACTTCCTTCCTACCAACTACAGCAACACCTCAGGTGTGATCTGGCCCGGAAAAGATCCTCAGAAGACACAATATGTAGCCTTCAATCTCGTCGATTTCGACTATGCCGAGACCTTCAAGATCGAGATGGCCCGGGGCAGAAGCTTTTCAAAAGACGAGATGGACGGCCCAGCTTCCTACATAATCAACGAGACCTTAGCTCGGATGATAGGCACCGAGCCGATCCTCGGCTCCGAGATAACGGTCTGGGATAATCCCGGCAGGGTAGTAGGCGTAACGAAAGATTTCAACTACCGCACCCTGAAGATCGGCGTCGACCCGATGGTGATGATGCTCCGCGATGAAACGGCGATGAACCACATGATAGTCAGACTCGACCCCGGCTACGACGGCTCGACCCTGGAATATATCTCAGCCACCTGGAAAGACGTGCTTCCGAATATTCCATACGAGTACTCCTTTATCGACGACGACATATACTCGCAGTATAACGACGAGGACATAATGGGCAAATTCATGAAGGGGATTTCCATAGCGGCTCTCTTCATGACCTGCTCCGGGCTTGTCGGGTTGATTACGTTCATGACCGAGAGAAAGAAGAAGGAGATAGGCTTAAGAAAGATCCACGGCGCCTCTGCTACCCAGATCGTCAGGCTGATTTCGAAGGAATTCCTCGTACTCGTGACGATCTCGAACGTTATCGCCTGGCCAATCGCCTACCTGATGATCAAGGCGTATCTCGAGAGTTACGCTGTCAGAACGCATATAGGTATGGGAGCGTTCATCTTCGCCGGAGTGACTACGATCCTGATAGCTTTTCTAACGATCAGCTACCGGTCGATAAAAGCGGCTCACGCAAATCCGGTGGAGGCGTTAAGGTATGAATAG